In Corylus avellana chromosome ca8, CavTom2PMs-1.0, the genomic stretch aagaaagaaagaaaaaagcacGCACGAGCTCCTTTAGATCAATCCGTTATCTTCTTCATGATACCCATTAGCTTCTGCGTTATCTTCTTTATCCAAAAACTCTTTCATGTAATACTCGAATTTCTCCACAACGCCCTCCGGCATGGACACGAGCACTCTGACGGCATCGGAGTCACCAACAACCGGTAAAAACAAGCAGTAAATATCACTTGTCACAGGCCCCATGTGCAGCGGCTGCCCTTCTCCGAAATCCAAATCCTCTAATCCCAGCTTAGACCACTGCGATATTACCAGACTCGTCGAGAGATCCGTTTTTACCGTTTTGTCCTCCAGCAAATCGACCATTGACCGTATGTAGTCATCGTTGAGAGCAGATTTCGCTTGCTGCACCAGCCTCACGCCATGGTGCAGGTTAGCATTGACCAGGTCCTTTGCATTGGTCTGGGCGCATCCTAGCACGAACCCATTCCCATAAAACCCTAGTGGTATCTCCGGGTTCAACTTTTTCCGGATATTAACGGAGAAAAGGAGCTTGACATTGAGTGACGGGGACAGGTCGAGTGACCTAACCCAGGAGCGCCACGTGTGCGATGCCAGGGCTTCGAAGGTGGTGCACTTGAGCGATGGTACGCACTGCCTCTTTAGGTGAAGAATGTGAGAGGCGGTGAAGATCAGGGATGTGGGCACCAGCGGCTGAGATTGCAGCAACTTTACGACGTCCATGTGAGTATTATCCTTGGGGTTTGTTCTGGTATATCCGGGATGGCTGAAGTTTGTCTGAGGGGGATTCCGGGGTTTTAACACGTGGCGGTTGTGGAAGGGAGAGATTGCTAGATCAAGATTTGGCCTACTGGTTTTCTGGGCCCACGCATGTAGAAACTGCGATGTCCCAATGCCGTCGCATAGACAGTGGTTGATTGCGGTGCACAAAATCATTCCTCCACAACGGAGATTCGTTACCTGCAAAAGTTcaacaattaattattattttttttcctaaaataaaagtaatttacTACTAAAAGGgtttcaccaaattttattccccagtacattttttttctattttaattatttatgttctTAGACCACCTATGcaatatcattattttaactatcaatttttattattatatttaaatattatttatccaatatttgtttattttttctctaactaTTAAAAGAtaagaggaaaacaaaaaatagaaagagagagaaagaaattacttttttattcaataaataaatgtcgcttaattaccattttttcccaataaaatgGTGAGGTTGAAAAATAAGAGTTTTTAACCACTTTTACTAAGTTATCTCaccaaaatgatcaaaacaaaaTAGTTTTGGTAATGCTAGAATTCTTTACAAACTAGGACCACATTTTATAGAAATAagagtttacaaaaaaaataaaaaaaagtactatgTGTACTATTGCCGCATTTGATTGATAGCGGACGTTGATATGACAAATGCAACATGGATATCGATGTAACAAATACAATATAGACTaccacattaatttataaacgTGTTAAATATTATGTGAATTAATACATGACAAATGATTGGCTTgaaaattatttcattaatttataagaataagGGGTAGTATTTAAAAttggaacaaaagaaaaatacagagCGAAATCCGAAGCTCTCCAACCGAGCTCCGAAAAGGAACAGAAACTGAAGGAGCGATTTCCGTTGAGTAGGGTCGCTTACTTTTTGGTCATGGAACTGAAAGGAACGTATGTGGTGCAAATATTGGCTTATTTCACTCAAACCGAACCCTTTTACTAATTTACCATTATTGGTATTTTTAGCCATTGTCgactttttcccttttttgatGCCtctgtgtgtgtatgtgtttttttttcccttctgtATGCGTGTGTGTACGTGTTCTTCAAGCCAAGGTAACTAGACTAGGCAAGGCTAGAGTAATTTCAACCGAAGGATCACATCATAGTGGTCTACGATCTACCCTATCAACGACTACGACTAAATCTCCTCAAAAAAGTGAATCAATGTTAAAGAAAGTAGACAGAACTAGCCCTGTCTGTCTCGGCTAGACATGGTGCAAGGCAAGCAGAGCGACGTGGTTCTATGCACTAGCGTGGTGCTGTAGGGTTGGCACTTGGCAGCATCATTTCAATTCCCGGGATTTATGATTGGAAGAGGATGCTCAAGTGGAAGAACTGGGATTATGATTAGAGCACTAAGCAAATTAGTGGGTATCTGCTAAATTTTCTTGGATTGCATAGATTAACGAAGGAACTAATTCATAGTTTGAAGGGAATTTTAGTCAATCAACACATCAGTATAACTAAAATTGTTGCAGAAGAAGAAACAGGAGCTCCATCGATCggggttaaaaaaataatttcaaaatgaatATTCTTTTATAATAAGAGATCCACAGGGGGGGATGAGTGAGAACTGAAAAGCCCCACgcacccagaaaaaaaaaaaaaagaaaaaagaaaaggaacaaaCACGCTGTAAGAAAAAGCAAGgaataaaagagaaacaatggcgcaatattaaataaaaataaagggaagaaaagaagaaaaatggaaaaatggaaaataatcaGACCTGAACTACGAGAGGAGGAACATCCAAGAAACTGAGAGCTTCCACCCTATACAAGAGCTTTCTCCAAGACCTGTTTGGCTTCTTGGAAAGGTCGAGAAATTCTTCGGCAGTGATGTCCATGAAAGCCTCAGCGAAAACGGCACCGTCTCCATTACAATCAACCTTGAGCTTCTGATCATCCTCGGCACTAGGCCTCAACCTCCCAGCTAATGGGTAATAGTCCACTAAAACTTTGGAAAGAGAATATTTCAAGCAATCTAAGCTCACTGATTTCTTGAAAAGGTAGAGATATTTAATGGAGAACCTAAGGAACTTTTGGTCATCGAGATTGGAGAGATAGAGGGAATGCTTGGGGGTCGGACAACTCGGGCAGATTAATATGGGTTGGTTTGGATAGCAACAATCTGGGAGTTCTGGAGATTTTAACATATTTGCTATATTTTTTGCTCTTTGCcgatgatgttttttttttttttctttttttttgaagccGAGAGAGAGTGATAGAAAGACAAGGTGGGAGATGGGGGAGCTTTGTAGAGAAGAGAGCAATGGGACAATCGGAGATCTACGGTTGGACATGGTGATAGTACGGTCAGATTCCTTTATTGAGTGAGGCTAAGAAGAGGGCGGCAGCACTATGCTTAAAATGTTCCCTCCCTCTCTTTTAACACTTATTTTTGTTGCTACggtaattacaaatttttattaattaccaATTCCTTGTAAATTGGAGTGGGACTTTACTTGGTGGTAATTATTATGTCAGCCATGAAATAGAGATTGTCCCTTAACAATTTACATGCCACATGACACTTACTACTCTATCCCATAGATAGAAACgacaaagtttaaattttttttttttcaatataatttataaatatgtgttctttttctaataatatgtaaaatgtatatgagtttttaataaaatttattttaactttatctctattattaaaaaaatatgtgcatcttgCATGTTCaagagacacatgtcacttttatagagcTTAATAAGAAATAATAGGCTATAAGCGAGACCTACAAAGGTAATTCATCCAAATAGTTGTTGACCGGAAGAGGATCCGTTGAAATCGTcattaaataacataatatatttcaattttatatttataaagtGATTGGCGTTTTATCCGATCTTCTATCTCATTCTTTAAAATTGTCATTTGTTTTTAGTATGTTAATTATAAGGagcataagtttttttttaaatagcactAATAGATTTGAatgaaatgatatatatatatatatatatatatatatgtgtgtgtgtgtgtttttcacatgctaataaataaataaacacattgaaaaaaaattcataaaaccTAGTTTGACTAGAAAATATTTATAGGTTATTTTATGGACAGAAAACTAGACCCTCAACGCACACAGAGTTGCCAACATTAGGTGATTGGACCCAAGGATTGCATCTGGTTATATCGTTTAGATTTGAGGGACAGGGTGTCCCCATCAAGTTGCATGATTGCCGTGAGAAACCACCTAGCCAATCCACTCTTCACATGATGAACCTAGCAGAAGATCACATGTTACATGTACCCATCTGATTGATAATACTATCACCAAATTATGGACCAAATTTCCTACATTTTACATCCATCTTCTTACCTTTTGTCCCTTCTTTTGTAGGCCGTGTCCATCTCACATCCACGTGTTATTATTTTTGATCGTTTTCTTTTTACATAAGAAATAATTATGTATTGGGGTGGCATTCTTTTCATGTTACACTccttcataaagaaaaaaaaattatatttgcgCTATTACTTTAGTatgattaaattaaaagaaCGGAAAAACTCAGGCGTTCATGATCATTGATTGAATAGagtaaaatatttcaaatagcATTACAGGGGCAATAAAATTTACTGtatgaaaatttaaaacttcgacatttctctttttccccttctcccgcattgattaaaaataacaaaataaaaccttCGACATATACTTTCTCTTGAAGAGTCACCACTTCACTCCTCCCTTATCAATCTAGGACTTTTCACCTCCTTTGTTTTTAAAGGTCACGTTTCGCCTTCATGCATGCGGAGCATCATTTAATGAGAAATTGCTAAAGATTGagaaataaattactaaaaatttcATTATAGAGAAGATATAGATGGATTTTATTGCATGAAAGACGGTTGTTGAGcataattagaagaaaatgccaattttttatttattttttattttttggatttttatgGGTACATGTCTATAGACTATAGCAAActagaaaattttttatattggaCATTTTGTTAGAGATTATTTTATAGACGTAACTTTTACATGCATATACGACTTTTgacttaatatgaaattaagttcaattcttatctagttttattttacataaatgcacatacatacatgcatataaagtaactatatatacatatatattacttatttatttatttatttacgtaaaaaattcaaatcccaTGAAAATTTATAATTCCACCCATGAAAACGACCTTATGGGggtcggttttttttttttaaaaaaaaaaagtcgtatATAaacaatgttttaaaaataaaataaaataaacacacaaACAACTTAAACTCCAGTTGAAGATAGGCTCAATcactaaaaagtttttttttaatccgtCATGAGCTTCAATGTTTGAAAGTCTTTTCTATATGTTGCTTTTGCAATCggtttctatttttcttttcctcgttcttctttttctaccaaatcaaccaaaaatttcCCCATTTTGGTGTCACGTCAAGTTGGTAACATgctaagttgtttttttttcctaggtaCATGctaaattgtttctttttctttttgttctttttaaattatttgtgtCTAGTTGTACGTGCTATGTTCCGTGCACATTACCTAGCCGGATGCAAtgcatttcatttgaattgttTATAGATTATGACAAGAAGAAAATTGGCTTTGAGTGCCAAAGGGGTAGGATGGCTTGGCCATAGAGTTTGGTTTGGTCGCTTTCTAATTGGCTGATAGTGATAACTAAACCTAAACCACCCTCTTGATAAAAAGAGTAGCTCAATCAGCCCCGAATCAACCATTAAAAGTGATCAAGGTGATTCGGCCTTCCTAACAActacaaactattttttttttttttcttttcaatttcaatgtGAACCATTTATTTAAAGTAGAAAAACTTGTTACATGTACATCTCTTATACATACTTGGTCTATTTGTAATTCCAAAACTCCAATAATTCATTTGCAAAACAAATTGCACAAAAATGAACGACAGATGTACAAAAAgtgtatgaaaaataaattataaaatgattttGACCCAAATAAAACATATTGCATGAATGTGAATCCGTTGTTTATTAGGTGCAGGGTGCAGCATAAGCCCCTCTGACAAGGGGGCAGGCTGGCAGGGGAATATGAGGCTTCATGTAGACATGTACCTACCAACACCTTTGGGTAGTGCTCATATGTCCTTTCCATCACAAATCTTTATAGCAAACGCCAATCCTCAGGATTGAACAAGCCATACAAAATATTTACTCGTATCTGCTCTGACAACTTTAGGTACCCCTTTCCAATTGCTCTGTCGCactattattcaaaatatttccCAGAAAATGAGGTGACGCCAATGACCTCTGGACACGTGTCATCTACAGAGTTCTCCCAatacctccttttttttttttttttcttttttactggtggataaaaatttataatttttatgaaagactttatataaaactcaaataaatttaaaataatatgttcaaattactaataatttgaTGCGACACAACACTTTAGGACTCTTTAGGATAGAGGGTATGTGATTCCTTATCCATCCATCATCCGTGCGATGATTGATAAGGCTGGGAAAGGTCAGAAGTGTATTGACAAGACTCAAGGACATGTAATAATGGAGTATGTGATTGGAGGACATTACTACCAAGGAAACAAATCTGGTAGATGTTTTATTTTAGCACAGCTTCTATTGCTAAGCAAACAATAGGAAAACGAATTAAACCGAATGGATTCAAGAAAGTCAACCATATATGCAACGGTTTGAGCATCTTCTTTAAAATTCAGAGtactctattttctttaaaatttttaattattataaagaTAATTGACAGCCCAAGCAGAGGATCTACAAGTCTTTCccatatgagagagagagagagagaggttaaCAGAGCAGAAGAGGAATTtctgtgtttattttattttatttattttttttttttttatttcagcTTTTTGGATCTTTACAGGCAAGAAACCAAAGAGGTAGGTTAACAAGACATGGCCaacaattatataaataaactCCCAATAGAAGTTTTCTAACAAATTGGTTGATGGTGGGGATTTTGTATAATAGCAATACGAcaagtctcgtgagagtttgCTTGAGTCTCATTTGTTTGAACATGTGCTTGGATAGCTTGAACAACTATATGAACAAACCTCCAATAGAAATTGTCCTAACAAATTAGTTGGCCGACTAGATAGAGACTTTATATAATAGAATAGCCTTATTGCATTGCAATAAGACAATCTCATATGAGAGCTTATTTGAGTCTCACTTGTTCGGATATGTGTTTAGGCAACCCAAGTCCAGACTACCCATATACATGTCCAAACAAGCAATGTAATAGAAACTCTATTACACGGGATCGGGATCGGATAATTGCCGAATGTCAAATTCTAAGCCAGTGTtcttaaaaagatattttatcaCATAGGAGATACATGGgtaatgatatttttaatcaccttttcttttgggttttggtaATAAAATTCCAACTACTTGACACCCCCATGATTCCCAACGTGAGCGAACAGTTAGAGCTTTAGCCACCTCACAAAGAGGATATATAACACAGTAATTGATTCCTATATGCAGTACATGAAACGACTTGAGCACCTTTTAAGTGTGTTCACCAGATTGCTCCATTAACTTTGTCTAGATTGTAGTTGATTCATCACATGCATCTAGACGGTTTTATAGTTATGAGATTGAAAAAATTCCTGCTGTCGCCACTATAATTAGTCAATGTAAAAGATCCATGAATGAATATATTCATTGctagagaaaaggaaaaagagtgTGGACTGCTAGCTACAattgtaataccccgaaaaTTTTCGGGAAGGAAAAAGGCTTTTTCtagaagagaaaaacaaaaacgaaataGGACATATTCCCAAATTAGAATTAGTAGCAAAATTTTCATGTCAAAGAAAATCTGGGGCATGAAAGTAGGGAGCTTTTTCATGATTACCTTTTACATAAAAGAGTGATGAATATTCCTATATACATCTGGCTAAATTTTCTTAGCCTTTTGGAATCTACTTTCATTACAGAGTGATTTTGTTTTCTACTATTCCAAGGATAACCAAAAAATTAGTCCACCATTATAAAAAGGAATCTAAATCCTGTCAAATCTATCTCAGATTTAGAGGAATATATGCCCTAATCCCAGTGGATAGGCGTATCAAAGATATTTCAGttagtatttctttttattattatgtagTATCATGGTTCTGAAATGGGTCTGTGTAATGTGTATCTACATCATCTATAATGTAGTCTCAGCATGCTTAGTTTATGTGAGATTCCCACCCCATTTCCCCTTCGATCAAAAACTCATCGTCACCTATAAGGAAACTATTGGATATTACCACACAAAAAAGCAACAAGCCATTTACCAAACCCCACTTCCCTCCAGGAGAGATGCTCCCTCCCATAAGCTCAACTTCAACTGTAGATGTAGAcctgtttttaaaataaaaaaacacgcAAAGGGGAAGCATAGATGCAAACTAAAGCTGTTAAATCTATTAGATCTTCCATTTGTTTAACAGTTTTAAAATGTGATgttaaaaaaatagtgatttctaaacaaaaacacgatttttaaaaacgtcGTTAAACGTTTGGTAAAATTATGATTCGACTTTTAAAATCGTTCTAACCTGCAATTAAAAAACGTgaatctttttcaaattttcaaacagtcatttttttgtttctttagacACTCCCAAACAGACATTTTCCGCAAAATTGCAGAGTCAAATGGACTCTTCACCAAACTGCAGTAAAAGTGCTACTTTTTATTGATGGGAACGCCTAATTACAATAGCAAAAAAGCATCACATTGAGCATGAGCCAACAAACTCTTGTGTTTAACTGCAATTTTATTAAGTGATCTAATAACAGGagaatggaaaaggaaaacaggAACAAGAAAAATGCGGGGCAGAATAGATTATGATCATAACCGGGCAACATACGAATTCGACTGTGTGACATATCTCACCCATCGATACGGATTGTCAGTCTTTGATTTCTTTGCTATCTGCAAGTACTTGACCTgcaccagaaaaaaaaaatggagaaatggATACCTTAAACCattaaaaagaagataaaaatgaatacatgaaaaaaaaaaaaaaaggttttgaatatTGAAGAGTAAACATGTTACTAGCAGTATGCCAGTAACCATAGTAACGTTCATCGGTATTTTTATACTTTACATGTGTATAATAATACAGTTGGAATTTGTTCACACTGTAAATTTGTTTGATTACCAAGCCAAGGTCAACATACCCGAGGTCTGAAACCTGTAGTGTACAGTTTGGATTCTCTTTCCATCACAAGAGGTAACAAAAGAGATACAAACTCACACCTAATTGCTGCCATGCGAGAGCATCACCACTACAGTGGTGGGAAAGCCTCAAGGGCCAAGGCTAAGGGACCCATAAGAAGGCAAGGTAGAGTCACCGTTGCACTTCTATACTAGCATCACATGGCAATACTTTTAATCCACTATGTTACCCACAAGATCTTGCACAAGGATTCAACAAAAGAAACAGTGTACTGAAGCTCTGATGAGTTTGTTGTCATAACAGTGAACACTCAGGACCCTAACCAATCAAGCTAGCTTTTTACCTGAAGCCTTGAACAATTGTACATAGGTATTGTGAAGGTCATGCTAACAGGTCCAGATTCCTTCATAATGTTTCCTGCATTATAAATAAACACAGAACGATAAACCTTTTATGATGTTGAAAGCATATTCATATAACGAAGTACAATGATAAAGCAGACAGCCCTTTACCGTGTGATTCCTGTGAAAATGTCAGCTTTGCACGTAGAGTATGTTCAGATCCACCAACAACCTACAATTTAATGCACTAATTATTCATTTCTACCAACAGAAAAACTCATAATATATGTTAAAATGCAACTGGGCAGAAAAATTGCTACGAATTAGACAGTTTAATAGAGTAAGGGATAATGTatatgcgtgtgtgtgtgtgcatgcgcacgtgagagagagatagagcgAGAGAAGCATTCTTACCTTCTTCAAACCCCATTCAAGTCTTTTATTTGCTTCCTTAAAATCGGTTGTGTTTCCAACTGCTCCTGGCTCCAACTCAAAACTAGCTCTGCAATATTTTCCAATGGAGAAACTATAATTAGTAATGTTGAACCTGTAGATGAAAaaggatttatctttgtgtGCGTCTCCTGTCTTTAATTATTTCTTCACCTTTTTCATTCAGGCCATACAAGTCCCTATCATGAAAATCATGTGCTATCACAAGAATTATTGAGATATATATGCAATGCTGCGAAGGCAGTGTCCCTTGCCTTAATACAAAACTACTTCACAATCTTTAAAAAGTTATGTACGCCTGAGTTTGAGCTCTTAGATGAATCTTGGAAAAGCTTTTTGGGAGTATGAAATAAAGCACAAGAAGTGGCTACCAGTTTACAGAAAACAATTAAAGTCCCTTGCAGGCCATTTGGAATTGTTTCTTGCTGCTGACCCTTTTTTATTGCATAGTTTAAGAGAAGCCCTGATTTCTAGTAATTTTACAATATGTACAAAATGAGATCTCTAAGGTTTTATGATGTTTTATGATTTCAATGCCCAAACATTTGATTATGAGGTGGATCAAATACATGCAGGGATTTGAGTGTCTAATGATATCAAAACTACATAGGCATGTGGTTATAGGCAATGTTTTAGAGCTGCAAAGTCCAGCCACAAAGGGATCTCTGTTCGCCTTGTATAATAATCGACCAATGGCTTTTGTGCTAGGAGATCATCAGCTTGAACAGCAAACAACCAGAGCTATTACTCActacaacaaaaaatttccattaaTGAAAGAGGTAAATccattggaaaataaaaaaataagctGGAATTGCGGCATGGCAAAGAATTGCCTTGCTAAAAAAAGCTGTGAACCAGAAAATAAAATGTTCTGATTAACTCCCCAAAACTGTAATAGTAAAAAACTGGGGAAAACTGGTTTGACCTTTGAATCTGTGGAACCGTGGGTGGTTTGATCGGTCTTGGTAGATTTCAAAATTTGCTTAAATACAGCCATTTAAGCCTTTCCGCAGGCTACCCAAAATCTCTACAATGGTTTGTCTATCTTTTAGGCTTAAACACCACATCCAGCAGCCAGTAAACCCACCCTCCCCTTGTCGATTGCAGTGGTATGTGGCTTTCAGTTGAAGTTAGTTACAGATCAGATCAAGGCCAAAGATCTGAAAACGGAGAAACCATATGACTATAAAATAAATCCCTCAAAACCCACATATATACCATTCTGCATTTTGGTCACGACATTCTTGGAAAACCCAAAATGGACCCGTTATATTCTTTGGCAAATAGACGCAGGTTGTTGAGGTGGCTTCAGATTGGTCTCAGATTGCAAATTGCATCACTTATCTATGGACGATTTTCTATGGTGTTGCTTGTCGGTGGCTATAAGGAAAATGGATTttaatgcatatttttttatggaaatggTTAGGGATATAAGGAGGTGTGTGCCCTTCAATATAGGTAATGGACACTTGGGATTGGATGTGGATGATGGGATGGATTTTCAGGTTGTTTTACACTATCTAGAGTAATAGTTTTtgagtttggtttttttttaagtggctgACATTATGCTAATCAAGGGAATTTTGGTGTCAATGTGTTGGGTTCTTATTGGGGTAGTTAGATATCCTGCATGCAGCCTAcgattttgacacgtcaacagtCTTTCAAGCCCATGCTTATGGCAATAATTGACTATAGGTATGAAGCAGTTCTGAGGgaaaataatcaaacaaaaacctGTACCTCAGACAAGGAAATGATTGTCCAAAAAGGGAAATTAGAAAATACTTGTTTATGAAGAAGTATAATAAAGTAGTTTGACTTTATTATGTATGTTCAGAATATAATTTGATGCTTACTTTGGGATTATATCTATAATTTGATGCACCATTATCATGTCGTTTATTTATATAAAGTTGTGAAAAATTATTCGAGAATCATTTAATcttctttttggatttttttagaaaatcaGATAATTTTTACAAATCTATTTTATATGATAGtaaccttaattaattagcagTTAAATAAATCTATGACGTCATGGCAGATCCTGACATCTTTGAACCTTAACCCTCATGCTTTTAAATAACGTAAGATGGAAGTTTATAGGATAGtaaccttaattaattagcagttaaataaatttatgacGTCATGGCAGATCCTGACATCTTTGAACCTTAACCCTCATGCTTTTAAATAACGTAAAGATGGAAGTTTATAGGATAGTTTAAACCCTGGTTGTCTCAATGGTCTGGTTTTTAGAACCATGGTTATAGGATAGTTTAGAAAACCAAAACAGGAAGACTACAGATAAATTGTTACCTATTCACCCAAGtgcaaataattaaaagtaaagAGCACATTCAAACCGTATAGATGAAACCTAACTTTGTAGTAAGGGCGTTAAAGCATGCCCCAAATCTTTCTCTTTTACAATTGGTGTAACAAAGTGAAAACAGAAATACCTTGTTGTATATGTTGGCAGTGGCATTTGAACTATAATTGCGTTTGCAGTGGTGCTTGAGGGGAACTCAGCCCGCACTTTCAAAATTACTTCAGCCTAAGGGAAAAACATTATGAGCTTTTAATATGGAGTATGTATCAAATTTTTTCATCAGAGGCAAGTTTTACTCACCTTAAGGGGTCCTGCTTCTTCAATCAGTGCATTAATACGAAAAGGAGGCCTGAATTCCTGAGTCATGCGGTAATTCATGACAGGAAATTCACCATCTGGTGGTACCTATTTTATAGTAGTGTGATATATTATTCTTAAGCACAAACTGAAAAATAAGTCTCTGAAAATACATCATTATCTCAGTCACACTCACCAAGCTCAGAGTTCTGTCAATGTCGAAATTGTCAAGGTGCACAGATTCATGGAAATTACAATCATCCAGAATCACAGCCCCTGAACCAGATGAACTACCATAATCTGTCACACAAGGCAGCACAATAATATCATGCAAGGAAGTCTAAATACATGGGCAAAATTCAGTAATATCATTCTTCTTGAGAAACAGCCAGGACCAACCCTGCAGATCAACTCAAAAAccatattatttaaaacacacacacagagcATGTAACTGCTTCTGACCGATAGGTTCAGCCAATATACAGTCAAAGACAGTTAACCATTATTCATTACATAACATGTAACACCTCTTGAAGAGCTCTCCATCAGTGACAGAAAATTTTAGCCCTTTAAGCAAATTAAAAGACATTATGCTTGCATTCACaacacacaatatatatacatacacacacacatatgtgCAAACTTACATAtgtaaatgcaaaaaaaaaaaaattagatatcaATATATCAAAACCTTCAAACTAGATAGATGCAAACCCTTTGCAGCTTAAAACTATCATATAGATCCATCATATAATCCACAAGTCAGGAATAATCTGAAAGAATCACATGAACAAAGGCCAAAGGTATTTGAAAAAGATCTCTATTGTGTTGAGCAATACCATAGATTGACCTTCCACCGCTTCCGATGCTCAGGTCATCATTAAGAGCAAGTCGAATTTCAGGATTCCCTGTAAGATAACTCTTCATTTGAATGGTGCCATCAATCTCAGAAGTTAGTATATATCCCTGTATAACCCACATTAAATGAGTAAAAATGCTTGAAGTTCCAACACATGCAAGTACAGAAAGATAAAAGACAAAGCCAATACAATGTAGAATCATAAACAAATT encodes the following:
- the LOC132189223 gene encoding alcohol acyltransferase 9; the encoded protein is MLKSPELPDCCYPNQPILICPSCPTPKHSLYLSNLDDQKFLRFSIKYLYLFKKSVSLDCLKYSLSKVLVDYYPLAGRLRPSAEDDQKLKVDCNGDGAVFAEAFMDITAEEFLDLSKKPNRSWRKLLYRVEALSFLDVPPLVVQVTNLRCGGMILCTAINHCLCDGIGTSQFLHAWAQKTSRPNLDLAISPFHNRHVLKPRNPPQTNFSHPGYTRTNPKDNTHMDVVKLLQSQPLVPTSLIFTASHILHLKRQCVPSLKCTTFEALASHTWRSWVRSLDLSPSLNVKLLFSVNIRKKLNPEIPLGFYGNGFVLGCAQTNAKDLVNANLHHGVRLVQQAKSALNDDYIRSMVDLLEDKTVKTDLSTSLVISQWSKLGLEDLDFGEGQPLHMGPVTSDIYCLFLPVVGDSDAVRVLVSMPEGVVEKFEYYMKEFLDKEDNAEANGYHEEDNGLI
- the LOC132189225 gene encoding AP-4 complex subunit mu-like isoform X1: MISQFFVLSQRGDNIVFRDCEHRGEVQKGTAEIFFRKVMFWKEDGEGDAPPVFNVDGVNYFHVKVAGLLFVATTRVNVSPSLVLELLQRIARVIKDYLGVLNEDSLRKNFVLVYELLDEVIDFGYVQTTSTELLKSYVFNEPIMVDAARLPSLGPGGIFMQRSKRMPGTAVTKSVVANEPGGRKREEIFVDIIEKISVTFSSSGYILTSEIDGTIQMKSYLTGNPEIRLALNDDLSIGSGGRSIYDYGSSSGSGAVILDDCNFHESVHLDNFDIDRTLSLVPPDGEFPVMNYRMTQEFRPPFRINALIEEAGPLKAEVILKVRAEFPSSTTANAIIVQMPLPTYTTRASFELEPGAVGNTTDFKEANKRLEWGLKKVVGGSEHTLRAKLTFSQESHGNIMKESGPVSMTFTIPMYNCSRLQVKYLQIAKKSKTDNPYRWVRYVTQSNSYVARL
- the LOC132189225 gene encoding AP-4 complex subunit mu-like isoform X3, with protein sequence MISQFFVLSQRGDNIVFRDCEHRGEVQKGTAEIFFRKVMFWKEDGEGDAPPVFNVDGVNYFHVKVAGLLFVATTRVNVSPSLVLELLQRIARVIKDYLGVLNEDSLRKNFVLVYELLDEVIDFGYVQTTSTELLKSYVFNEPIMVDAARLPSLGPGGIFMQRSKRMPGTAVTKSVVANEPGGRKREEIFVDIIEKISVTFSSSGYILTSEIDGTIQMKSYLTGNPEIRLALNDDLSIGSGGRSIYGAVILDDCNFHESVHLDNFDIDRTLSLVPPDGEFPVMNYRMTQEFRPPFRINALIEEAGPLKAEVILKVRAEFPSSTTANAIIVQMPLPTYTTRASFELEPGAVGNTTDFKEANKRLEWGLKKVVGGSEHTLRAKLTFSQESHGNIMKESGPVSMTFTIPMYNCSRLQVKYLQIAKKSKTDNPYRWVRYVTQSNSYVARL
- the LOC132189225 gene encoding AP-4 complex subunit mu-like isoform X2: MISQFFVLSQRGDNIVFRDYRGEVQKGTAEIFFRKVMFWKEDGEGDAPPVFNVDGVNYFHVKVAGLLFVATTRVNVSPSLVLELLQRIARVIKDYLGVLNEDSLRKNFVLVYELLDEVIDFGYVQTTSTELLKSYVFNEPIMVDAARLPSLGPGGIFMQRSKRMPGTAVTKSVVANEPGGRKREEIFVDIIEKISVTFSSSGYILTSEIDGTIQMKSYLTGNPEIRLALNDDLSIGSGGRSIYDYGSSSGSGAVILDDCNFHESVHLDNFDIDRTLSLVPPDGEFPVMNYRMTQEFRPPFRINALIEEAGPLKAEVILKVRAEFPSSTTANAIIVQMPLPTYTTRASFELEPGAVGNTTDFKEANKRLEWGLKKVVGGSEHTLRAKLTFSQESHGNIMKESGPVSMTFTIPMYNCSRLQVKYLQIAKKSKTDNPYRWVRYVTQSNSYVARL